The Alkalinema sp. FACHB-956 genome includes a window with the following:
- a CDS encoding Uma2 family endonuclease produces MNYDRGVKATAYAQAGIEDYWVLDVIDRRLHVFRQPAASGYQQELILAETLTVRLIAFPDLEIAIQDLLPPLIP; encoded by the coding sequence TTGAACTATGATCGCGGGGTCAAAGCCACCGCCTATGCCCAAGCAGGCATTGAGGATTACTGGGTCTTAGATGTCATCGATCGACGGCTCCATGTCTTCCGTCAACCAGCAGCCTCTGGCTATCAGCAGGAACTGATTCTCGCGGAAACCTTAACGGTCAGGCTGATCGCGTTCCCGGACTTAGAAATTGCCATTCAAGATCTGCTGCCTCCTCTCATTCCTTAA
- a CDS encoding NifU family protein: MALALTNDNVETVLDEMRPYLISDGGNVELVEIDGPIVKLRLQGACGSCPSSTMTLRMGIERRLREQIPEITEVEQVF, translated from the coding sequence ATGGCACTGGCATTAACAAACGACAATGTGGAAACGGTATTGGATGAAATGCGTCCTTACCTAATTTCCGATGGCGGCAATGTGGAATTGGTTGAAATTGATGGCCCGATCGTCAAGCTGCGGCTCCAGGGCGCTTGTGGATCTTGCCCCAGTTCCACCATGACCCTGCGCATGGGGATTGAGCGCCGTCTGCGGGAGCAAATTCCCGAAATTACGGAAGTCGAACAAGTTTTCTAG